GCTGCCGCGGCTGCCGCCGGTCGGGCTCCCCGTCGGCGCCCGCGACCCCGCCCGACCGGCCGTCAGGACCGGTCCGCGGCGCGGAGCAGGTGTCGAGCGCCGCGCGCACGGTCGCGCCGGAGACGGCGTCGAGCTGGAAGGAGCCGACCACCATCCCGGTCGCGTCGGTGTGCACGTCGAGGAAGCGGCGCGTGTGCCCGTCCGGGTCGAACCCCTCACGCCGGGTCGAGCCGTCGGGGTCCAGGGTCGCCAGGAGCTGGCGGGCGGCCCGGTCCATGTCGGGCGGGCCGGCGTCCTCGGCGGCCGTCCTCAGGTAGCCGACCACCGTGGCGGCCGCGCCGGGTCGGGCGAGCATCGCGGCCGGGACCCGGTCCAGGCAGCGGACCGCGACGTCGAGGTGGGCTCGCGTGGTGCGACCGCGGGCGAGGTCGTCCGCCACCGCGGCCAGCGGCTGGTGCTGGCCGGTCGCCCTCGCGGCGGCGACGTCGCGGCGGGCCTGCCCGGCACCGACCAGGCACGCCGTCCGGAGGAAGCCCTCGGGTGTCGTGGCGACCGGCGCGCTGGTCGCGAGGCCCCGGGCATCGAGCTCGCGGACCAGGTCGAGGTACAGCGCCTCGGCGCGGTTCCGCAGCGCCGCCACCTGACGGATGCCGTCGAGCAGCTCCGAGGAGGGGACCTGCCACGCCGCGCCGCCGACGGCCGCTGCTGCCCGGGCCACGGCCTCCGCGGCCGCCCGGACCTCGGTCGGCACCGACCCGGGAGGGCCCGGCTCGGTCCCGGGCGCAGGCCGGACCGGCGGCGGGGCGGCAGCGGTCGTGGTCACGGGTCGACCGTACGGAGACCCCCGGACACAACCCCGGGCCCTCGGAGCACCGTTGCGGAATTACCCCCAGGGGGTATACGTTGACGACGACGACACAGGAGGAACGTGATGACAGCGACGACAGGCACCGACGGTGCCCCCGGCGACGCGCCGGCGTACGTGGTGTCCGGCGACAAGGCCAAGGTGCTGACCCGGCTCCGCCGGATCGAGGGTCAGGTCCGCGGCCTGCAGCGCATGGTCGACGACGACACCTACTGCATCGACGTCCTCACCCAGATCTCCGCGGCCACCTCGGCCCTGCAGTCGGTGGCCCTGCAGCTGCTCGACGAGCACCTGCAGCACTGCGTCCGCCACGCGGTCGAGGAGGGCGCAGACGCCGACGCCAAGATCGCCGAGGCCTCCGCCGCCGTCGCCCGCCTCGTCAGGTCCTGACCGGCAGCTCGAGCACCCGAACCAGCACCCGAACCAGCACCCGTCCAGGAGGACCCACCATGAGCGAGACCACCACCATCCAGGTCGCCGGCATGACCTGCGGGCACTGCGTGTCCGCCGTCACCGAGGAGCTCACGCAGCTGCCCGGCGTGACCGACGTCAGCATCGACCTCGTCGCGGGCGGGACCTCCCCGGTCACCGTGACGAGCGAGCAGCCCCTGGACGGCACCGCCGTCGCGGCCGCCGTCGACGAGGCGGGATACGAGCTGGTGCGCTGATGACGGCCTCGACCAGCAGCCCCACCAGCAGCACGGCGGGGACGCCGGCGGTGCTCGGCGCCCCGGTGACGCTCGAGATCTCCGGCATGACGTGCGCCTCGTGCGCCATGCGGATCGAGAAGAAGCTCAACCGCATGCCGGGCGTCGAGGCGAGCGTCAACTACGCCACCGAGAAGGCCACGGTCCGGCTGCCCGAGGGCACCGACGTCGCGGCGGCCATCGCCACCGTCGAGAAGACCGGCTACGGCGCCGTCCTGCCCGCGCCGCCCGTCGAGAGCACGGGCGCCACCGGGACCGCCCCCGCCGAGGACCCCGAGACCCGATCGTTGCGCGAGCGCGCGCTGGTCAGCACCGCGCTCGCCGTGCCGACCCTGCTGCTGTCGATGGTCACCCCGCTCCAGTTCGACAACTGGCAGTGGCTGGTCCTCACCCTCGCCGCGCCCGTCGTGGTCTGGGGCGCCTACCCGTTCCACCGCGCGGCACTGGTCAACGCCCGCCACGGCGCAGCCACGATGGACACGCTGGTGAGCATCGGCGTCCTCGCGGCCTTCGCGCAGTCGCTCTACGCCCTGTTCTTCGGCATGGCCGGGATGACCGGCATGACGATGGAGCTGCGCCTGGTGACCGCCCCCGGGCAGGGCGGCGACGAGATCTACCTCGAGGTCGCCGCCGTCGTCACCGCCGCCGTGCTCGTCGGTCGCTGGCTCGAGGCCCGAGCCAAGAACCGGTCCGGTGCGGCCCTGCGGGCGCTGCTCGACCTGGGCGCCAAGGACGTCGCGGTGCTCCGCGACGGTGCCGGCTCCACGCGCGAGGAGCGCATCCCCGTCGGGCAGCTCGTCGCCGGCGACGTCTTCGTCGTCCGCCCCGGTGAGACCGTCGCCACCGACGGCACCGTCGTCGAGGGCAGCAGCGCCGTAGACGAGTCGATGCTCACCGGCGAGCCCGTGCCCGTCGAGGTCGGCCCCGGCAGCACCGTCACCGGCGCCACCACCAACTCCGGCGGCCGGCTCGTCGTCCGGGCCACCCGGGTCGGCGCGGGCACGAGGCTGGCGCAGATGGCCCGCCTCGTCGAGGCCGCCCAGTCCGGCAAGGCCGAGGTGCAGCGCCTGGCCGACCGGGTCTCCGGCGTCTTCGTCCCGGTCGTGCTCGTCGTCGCGCTGCTCACGCTCGTCGGCTGGCTGGTCTGGGGCGACGACCCCGCCGCCGCGTTCACCGCCGCGGTGGCCGTCCTCGTCATCGCCTGCCCCTGCGCCCTCGGCCTGGCCACCCCGACCGCGCTGCTCGTCGGCACCGGCCGCGGCGCGCAGCTCGGCGTGCTCATCAAGGGCCCCGAGGTGCTGGAGTCCACGCGCCGCGTGGACACCGTCGTGCTCGACAAGACCGGCACCCTCACCACCGGGCGGATGCGCCTGGTCGACGTGGTCGCCGCCGACGGCGAGGACCCGGCCGAGGTCCTCCGCCTGGCCGGCGCCCTCGAGCACGGCAGCGAGCACCCGATCGCCCGCGCCGTCGCCGAGGCCGCCCAGCGACCCGTCCCGGTCGGCACGCTCACGGCGGGCACCACCACCGACGACGCCACCGACGGACGCCTCACCCTCCCGCCGGTCGAGGGCTTCGCCTCGCGGCAGGGCCTCGGCGTCGCGGGCACCGTCGAGGGGCACGCGGTCGTCGTGGGCCGCGCCGCCTGGCTGGCCAGCGAGTGGTCCCAGCACCTGTCGCAGCGGCAGCAGCAGCAGGTCCGCGACGCCCAGGACGCAGGCCGCACCGTGGTCGCCGTCGGGTGGGACGGGGCGGTCCGTGGCCTGCTCGTCATCTCCGACACCGTCACCCCGACCGCCGCGCAGGCCGTCGCCGAGCTCCGGTCGCTGGGGCTGCGGCCCTACCTGCTCACCGGCGACAACCTGGCCGCCGCCCGGACCGTCGCCGCGCAGGTCGGCATCGACCCCGACGACGTCCGCGCCGAGGTCATGCCGGAGGAC
The window above is part of the Aquipuribacter hungaricus genome. Proteins encoded here:
- a CDS encoding metal-sensitive transcriptional regulator; this encodes MTATTGTDGAPGDAPAYVVSGDKAKVLTRLRRIEGQVRGLQRMVDDDTYCIDVLTQISAATSALQSVALQLLDEHLQHCVRHAVEEGADADAKIAEASAAVARLVRS
- a CDS encoding heavy-metal-associated domain-containing protein; the protein is MSETTTIQVAGMTCGHCVSAVTEELTQLPGVTDVSIDLVAGGTSPVTVTSEQPLDGTAVAAAVDEAGYELVR
- a CDS encoding heavy metal translocating P-type ATPase; its protein translation is MTASTSSPTSSTAGTPAVLGAPVTLEISGMTCASCAMRIEKKLNRMPGVEASVNYATEKATVRLPEGTDVAAAIATVEKTGYGAVLPAPPVESTGATGTAPAEDPETRSLRERALVSTALAVPTLLLSMVTPLQFDNWQWLVLTLAAPVVVWGAYPFHRAALVNARHGAATMDTLVSIGVLAAFAQSLYALFFGMAGMTGMTMELRLVTAPGQGGDEIYLEVAAVVTAAVLVGRWLEARAKNRSGAALRALLDLGAKDVAVLRDGAGSTREERIPVGQLVAGDVFVVRPGETVATDGTVVEGSSAVDESMLTGEPVPVEVGPGSTVTGATTNSGGRLVVRATRVGAGTRLAQMARLVEAAQSGKAEVQRLADRVSGVFVPVVLVVALLTLVGWLVWGDDPAAAFTAAVAVLVIACPCALGLATPTALLVGTGRGAQLGVLIKGPEVLESTRRVDTVVLDKTGTLTTGRMRLVDVVAADGEDPAEVLRLAGALEHGSEHPIARAVAEAAQRPVPVGTLTAGTTTDDATDGRLTLPPVEGFASRQGLGVAGTVEGHAVVVGRAAWLASEWSQHLSQRQQQQVRDAQDAGRTVVAVGWDGAVRGLLVISDTVTPTAAQAVAELRSLGLRPYLLTGDNLAAARTVAAQVGIDPDDVRAEVMPEDKLAEVRRLQAEGRVVAMVGDGVNDAAALAAADLGIAMGTGTDVAIEASDITLVRDDLRAAVDAVRLSRATLRTIKGNLFWAFAYNTAGIPLAVAGLLNPLLAGVAMAASSVFVVTNSLRLRGFRSVTGA